Proteins encoded in a region of the Photobacterium angustum genome:
- a CDS encoding MurR/RpiR family transcriptional regulator: MNTIEKIQNNLEHFSKSERKVAEVIIASPQTAIHSSIATLAKMADVSEPTVNRFCRRLDTKGFPDFKLHLAQSLANGTPYVNRNVEETDGPDAYTAKIFESTMACLDVAKNSLDTMQINRAVDLLTQAKKISFFGLGASASVAHDAQNKFFRFNIPIVCFDDIVMQRMSVINCSDGDVVVVISHTGRTKSLVEIAQMARANGATVIGITAKDSPLERECSLSICLDVPEDTDIYMPMASRVVQMTVIDVLATGFTLRRGAGFRDNLKRVKESLKDSRFSKDSSTL, translated from the coding sequence ATGAACACCATAGAAAAAATACAAAATAACTTAGAACACTTCAGTAAATCAGAGCGCAAAGTCGCCGAAGTTATTATTGCCTCTCCACAAACAGCTATCCACTCAAGTATCGCAACACTTGCCAAAATGGCGGATGTTAGTGAGCCGACCGTTAACCGCTTTTGCCGTCGCTTAGATACTAAAGGGTTCCCTGACTTTAAATTGCATTTAGCGCAAAGCCTTGCGAACGGTACGCCTTATGTAAATCGTAATGTTGAAGAAACGGATGGGCCAGATGCCTATACTGCTAAAATTTTCGAATCAACAATGGCGTGTTTAGATGTCGCAAAAAATAGTCTCGACACAATGCAGATAAACCGCGCTGTCGATCTGTTAACACAAGCAAAAAAAATCTCATTCTTTGGTTTGGGCGCTTCTGCATCTGTCGCTCACGATGCGCAAAATAAGTTTTTCCGTTTCAACATTCCTATTGTCTGTTTTGATGATATTGTGATGCAACGCATGAGCGTGATTAACTGCTCTGATGGTGATGTCGTTGTTGTTATTTCTCACACTGGTCGCACTAAGAGTTTGGTTGAGATTGCACAAATGGCACGCGCTAATGGCGCAACTGTTATTGGTATTACGGCAAAAGACTCACCGCTAGAACGTGAATGCTCCTTGTCTATTTGCCTAGACGTACCAGAAGACACTGATATTTATATGCCAATGGCGAGCCGTGTTGTACAAATGACCGTTATTGATGTGCTAGCGACAGGTTTTACACTTCGTCGTGGTGCAGGGTTTAGAGATAACTTGAAGCGCGTAAAAGAGTCGCTGAAAGACTCCCGCTTTTCTAAAGACAGTTCAACGCTGTAA
- the rimJ gene encoding ribosomal protein S5-alanine N-acetyltransferase: MFHSIINRSSTIALDDIKIRLISSQDVAKITTYYQKNRDFLKAWEPMRNELFFSELGWQKRVEQIATLHRHEMAFYFVIEDRSTDEIIGVINYSNLVKFPFHACHVGYSLDQDYQGRAIMRRALKETVNWMFEVKGFHRIMAAYMPHNKRSASVLHSVGFEEEGLAKAYLLIDGKWQDHVLTSLINEQWTAPVTWSAS, translated from the coding sequence TTGTTCCATTCAATTATAAACCGTTCATCCACAATTGCGCTTGATGATATAAAAATTAGGCTTATTTCTAGTCAGGATGTGGCAAAGATAACAACGTATTATCAAAAAAATCGAGATTTTCTGAAAGCTTGGGAGCCGATGCGTAATGAATTGTTTTTTTCAGAGCTCGGTTGGCAAAAAAGAGTTGAACAAATCGCTACCTTACATCGTCATGAAATGGCATTTTATTTTGTGATTGAAGACCGAAGTACTGACGAAATTATTGGCGTGATTAACTACAGTAATTTAGTGAAATTTCCTTTTCATGCGTGTCATGTTGGCTACTCCCTTGATCAAGACTATCAAGGGCGCGCTATTATGCGTCGAGCATTAAAAGAGACTGTGAACTGGATGTTCGAAGTCAAAGGTTTTCATCGCATTATGGCCGCCTACATGCCACATAACAAAAGAAGTGCCAGCGTACTACACTCCGTCGGTTTTGAAGAAGAAGGACTAGCGAAAGCGTATCTTCTAATTGATGGGAAATGGCAAGATCATGTTTTAACCTCATTGATTAATGAGCAGTGGACTGCGCCAGTTACGTGGTCAGCGTCTTAA
- the pyk gene encoding pyruvate kinase gives MTERLRRTKIVTTLGPATDRDNNLEKIIAAGANVVRMNFSHGSPEDHIQRTKQVREIAAKLGKNVAILGDLQGPKIRVSTFKEDKIQLAIGDKFTLDSDLPKGEGDQFAVGLDYKELPKDVATGDILLLDDGRVQLKVTSVEGNKVHTEVTVAGPLSNNKGINKKGGGLSAEALTDKDKADILTAAAMGVDYLAVSFPRNGEDMKYARRLATEAGLNAKLVAKVERAEAVATTEAMDDIILASDVVMVARGDLGVEIGDPELVGVQKKLIRRARSLNRTVITATQMMESMITSPMPTRAEVMDVANAVLDGTDAVMLSAETAAGQFPEETVKAMASVCLGAEKEPSINVSNHRLDRFFSSPEETIAMSTMYAANHMEGVKAMVAMTESGRTPLMMSRISSGLPIFALSRNENTLNQASLFRGVTPVFFNRDSDAGLEAAKHALDVLRDAGFVNVGDLVIITQGDVMDTVGSTNNMRILTVE, from the coding sequence ATGACTGAACGCCTAAGACGTACAAAAATTGTAACCACTTTAGGTCCTGCAACTGATCGCGATAATAATCTTGAAAAAATCATTGCGGCGGGTGCCAATGTTGTACGTATGAATTTCTCTCACGGCAGCCCTGAAGATCATATTCAACGCACTAAGCAAGTACGTGAAATTGCAGCTAAACTTGGTAAAAACGTAGCAATTCTAGGTGACTTACAAGGTCCTAAAATTCGCGTATCTACGTTTAAAGAAGATAAAATCCAGCTCGCTATTGGTGATAAATTCACCCTTGATAGTGATCTACCTAAAGGCGAAGGCGATCAGTTTGCAGTCGGCCTCGACTACAAAGAGTTACCTAAAGATGTGGCAACGGGTGACATCCTGTTATTAGATGATGGCCGCGTACAATTAAAAGTAACGTCTGTTGAAGGTAATAAAGTACACACAGAAGTAACAGTAGCAGGCCCATTATCAAATAATAAAGGCATCAACAAAAAAGGCGGCGGTCTTTCAGCTGAAGCACTAACAGATAAAGATAAAGCCGACATTTTAACAGCTGCGGCAATGGGCGTTGATTACCTTGCCGTATCATTCCCACGTAATGGCGAAGACATGAAATATGCGCGCCGATTAGCAACTGAAGCAGGTCTAAATGCAAAATTAGTCGCTAAAGTTGAACGTGCAGAAGCAGTAGCAACAACCGAAGCTATGGACGATATCATCCTTGCATCTGACGTTGTTATGGTTGCTCGTGGTGATCTTGGTGTTGAAATCGGTGATCCTGAGCTAGTTGGTGTTCAAAAGAAACTGATTCGTCGTGCTCGTAGCTTAAACCGTACGGTTATTACAGCGACACAAATGATGGAATCAATGATCACTAGCCCAATGCCAACACGTGCAGAGGTTATGGATGTTGCTAACGCTGTACTCGATGGTACAGATGCGGTAATGCTTTCAGCGGAAACGGCTGCGGGACAATTTCCTGAAGAAACCGTAAAAGCAATGGCAAGTGTTTGTTTAGGCGCAGAAAAAGAGCCTAGTATTAACGTATCTAACCACCGTTTAGATCGATTCTTCTCATCTCCTGAAGAAACGATTGCGATGTCAACCATGTATGCTGCAAACCACATGGAAGGCGTAAAAGCGATGGTTGCAATGACTGAATCAGGTCGTACACCGTTGATGATGTCTCGCATTTCATCAGGTCTGCCTATTTTCGCGCTATCGCGAAACGAAAATACTCTAAACCAAGCTTCATTATTCCGTGGTGTAACACCTGTGTTTTTCAATCGCGATAGTGATGCTGGGTTAGAAGCGGCAAAACATGCGTTAGACGTACTTCGTGATGCTGGATTTGTTAACGTAGGTGATCTTGTGATCATCACTCAAGGTGATGTGATGGATACTGTTGGTTCAACTAACAATATGCGTATTCTAACTGTCGAGTAA